TACTTCGCCTCGATCGGCGAGGCCGAGGATCTGGCGGCGGACGGCGACGCGCTGACGCCCGCCACCCTGACCGAGTCGAGCGAGACCTCGACCGTTGCCCACTCGGGCAAGGCGTTCGAGATCACGCGCTGGGCGCAGAGCGGCACGGGTGACCCCTACGCCGAGGGTTCGCGCCAGATTCTGGTCGCGCTCAAGCGGCGCCTGGACAAGGCCCTCATCGACGCGGCCAAGAGCGCCACCGGCTGGGGTTCGTACACCTACGACCGCAGCGCCATCGGCGACGGCAAGATCACCTACGACTCGCTCACCGAGACGCTCGCGCTGTTCGGTGACGAGACCGGGGACCTCGCGGCCCTTGCGCTGCACAGCAAGGTCTACAAGGACCTTCTGCAGATCAAGGACACCACGGGCCGGCCTCTGTGGGTCGACACCTCGGGCGTGGGCCTGCCGAAGCTGACGGCCCTCGGCATCCCCATCATCGTGAGCGATCGGCTCGCGGCTGTCGCGACCGTCTACCCCGGGCTGCTCCTGAAGAAGGGTGCCCTGGCTGCGTGGATCGACGACGCGGCGCTCGAGGTGCTCACCGACGTGGACGTGCTGACCAACGCGGACATCGCGGCGGTGCACATGTACTACGTGGTCCACCGCTACCTGCGATACGACGGGCTCAGCAAGCCCGGCGTGGCGATCCTCAAGACGAAGTGAGGAGTCGCCATGGGAGTCGGACCGATCAGGCTTCATCGCAAGCAGGCGCAGCAGAAGCGCGCGGCGGCCAAGACACGGGCTGAGATCGAAGCCGCTGCCGCGGAGCAGGCGCCCACCAGGGAGGCCGACAAGGCCCAGAGCGCGCAGCAGGATCAGCGGCGCAAGCACTGATCCATGACCGCCACGATCAAGTCGCACCGCAGGTATTGCCTGCTCAAGCGCAGGTACAACCTGCTGTGCGGCGAAGAAGGGCTCGCGGCGGTATGGCGCGCAAAGCAGGAGGCAGTGCCCTCAACGGCATTGCCTCCTACCTTCCCGGCGCTCTCCACGCTGGCAGCGTCCGGGTACACGACGAAGGCAGACATCGACGGGGCTGACCAAGACGAGCTCGTCGGCGTCGGACTCACGATCAGCGAGGCGGTGGCGGCGCTGGCCGCCCTCGCCCTGCTCTGAGGACATCATGGGATACAAAATGGAAAATGGTCGCTGGGCCGACACCGACGACCTGACTCTCGCTGACGCTCTGGCCGTGTCTGGGGACACGGACGGCGACAGCGTCGAGCTCGGGGACTGCGGCGTTGCCCGGCTCACTCTCACCGTGGCGGCGATCGGCGCTGGAACCACACTCACCGTCTACATCGAGACCTCCGCGGACGATACGACGTTCCGCGCTGTCTCGAACTTCACCGCAATCGCTGCACCCGGGGCCGAGATCCTCTCGTTCTCCGGCCTCGATCGCTTCGTGCGCGCCCGCTATTCGTTCGCGGGCGGAACCACCACCGCAACCGTGAGCATCAGCGGCGAAGCCGTCTGATCCAAGGGAGACACTCCGATGACTTCACCGTACGGACATCCGCAAGCCAACTCCGCTGAGAACCCGCCCACCTACACGGTACGGGCCAGCTACACCGCCGACGTTGCTGACCTCACGGCCGCAACGACCACGTGCGACACCGCCGTCACGCTCGTCGAGAACGACCTCGTGCTGCTCACCGAGCAGAGCACGGCCGCCGAGAATGGCATCTACCAGGTCGGCGTCGTCGCCTCTGGCGTGGCCCCGCTGACCCGGTACGAGAAGTGCCGCAGCGCCGCCGGCCTGCCTCCGGGCTCGACCATCTTCGTCTCCGAGGGCACGGCTCGCGGCAACACGCGCTACGTGCTGACCACGAACGCTCCGATCACGCTCGACACCACGTCGCTCACGTTCGGATGCCTCGACTCGATCATCCACGTCGGCGCGCATGCGCTGGTGCTGACCACGACGGGCGCCACCGGCGTCACGCTGCCCACCACGGGCACGCTCGCCACGCTCGGCGGAACCGAGACGCTGGTCGGCAAGACGCTGACCACGCCCACGATCGGCGACATGACCAACGCCGGCCACACCCACGCGAACGCGGCGGGCGGCGGGCAGATCACCGACGCGGCCCTGAGCGCGGCTGTGACGGCCGCCAAGGGCGGGACCGGCCAGGCCGGCGGCTACACCATCGGCGACATGGTGTACGCCTCGGCTGCCGCGACGCTCTCGAAGCTCAACATCGGCACCGCGATGCAGATCCTGCGCACGAACGCCGGCGCGACCGCTCCCGAGTGGGGCGGCGTCGACATCGGCCAGCTTCCCACCATCACGGCGGCCATCGGCGGCACGGGCCAGGCGGGCGGGTACGCCGTGGGCGATCTGCTCTACGCATCCGCTGCGGCCACGCTGAGCAAGCTGGCGATCGGAACCGCGAACCAGATCGTCAAGGTCAACGCGGGCGCGACGGCGCCCGAGTACGCGACCGTCAGTGGGACTGCCGACCACGTCACCGTGACCCCTGGCGTCGGGACTCTGGCGTTCGACGTGGGCGCGCACGTGGTCCAGCTCGCGGACGTGCAGACGCTGACCAACAAGCGCATCGTGTGCAAGCCGTACACGGTCGCGTTCGTGGGCGGCGCCGACACGATGGCGATTGCCGACGGCAACTACGGCTGGATCGACACCGTCACGCAGAACAGCACGCTGACGATCGACAACGCGGGTGCCGTGCTGGGCGACATCATCGAGGTCAACCGCGACGACTCGGACGCGTTCACGGTCGCGGTCACGGACGGCGTCACCACGTGGATCACGATGACGGCCAGCAAGTTCGCCGGCATCACGCTGCGGTTCAACGGAACCAGCTGGATCCCGGTGGGCGTCTACCAGCAGGCGTAAGCCCGCCCGGCCTGATCCATGACTGCCTACAACGAGACAGCCGTCACGCTTGCGGCCTCTGCGGCGCGCGGCACGAGCGGGACCGGCACTGCGGTGGACCTCGGTGTCTGCACCATGGCCCGCCTCGTGCTCGCGTGCTCGGCTGTCTCGGGGACCGGCTCTCCTACGCTGACCGTCACGGTCCAGACGAGCCCGGATCAGCTCGCATGGACGACGGCCACCGCGTTCACCGCCCGCACCACCGTGGGCACCCAGGAGATCAACGTCGCTGGGTGCTCGCGGTACGTGCGAGCCATCTGGACCATCGCCGGCACGGGCCCGAGTTTCACGTTCGGGGTCTCGGGCTCGGCATTCGTGGTCTACTGCAGCCCGACTGACCTGTACGGGCTGGCGATCCCACAGCGCGCCCTGGCCGACATCACGGCCGACACGATGGCGCGGGCCATCAAGAGCGCCAGCGAGGATTTGGATGGGCGGTTCAACCGTCGCTACACGTTCCCGCTGGTCTCCTGGTCGACGGAGCTGACGCAGCATGCGGCTGAGCTGGCTGCGTTCACGTGCCTGACCACGCGGGGCACGTCGCTCGACGGGCAGGACTGGGACGTTCTGAAGGACATCCGAGACTCGGCGCGCAGCTGGGCCAAGGGTGTCGGAAACAAGAGCATCGACCCGCCCGGGATCGTGGACTCGACCGCAACGGTCGATGAGGCCGGGCCGGTCATGTACACGAACACGAAGCGAGGCTGGGGCACGTGAGCGGCGTCGAGGGGATCGAAGGCTTCGACGTTCTGATCAAAGGGTTCAACCGCGTCGCCGAAAGCGGGATGAAGCTGGTCTCGCAGTCGCTCGCGGAGGAACAGGTCGACCTCATCAAGGAAGGGTTCAAGAACGGAACCGCACCAGACGGAAGCGCCTGGGCAGCCCTCTCGGAACTCAGCCGCAACGGCGACGGCGGTACGCCGCTCAACGATACGGGCAAGCACCTCAAGAATGCAACCCACATCGCGGCCGTGAGCCCGAGCTGCTATCGGGTAGTCATCGGGTTCCAGCACGCGAGCGTGCACCAGCGGGGTGCCGTCATCGTTGCGAAAGGCGCGCGCGCACTGTGCTGGCCGTGCATTCACTATCGCGGCAAGCAGGGCAAGCAGCGCAGGGAATACACTCACGCGTTCGCCCGGAAGGTGACGATCCCCGCGCGCCCCATGGTGCCAGAGGGAGCATTGCCTAGTCGCTGGCTCAGGAGCCTCCAGGAAGCATTCGACGACACGATGGACGTCCTGTTGGGGCACGGCAAATGACTCTCCCTTCCGGAATCCCCACGCTCCTGCTCGAAGCCAGCCAAGGGCTCGACACCCTCGGAATCGTCGTCAAGTTCGGGCGCAAGCATCTGAAGGACAACGACTCGCCCCCCGTGGTGATCTGGTACCCGACGCGGGACCAGGTCACGCCCGCACAGCCGCTGTCGACTGACACGTATCGGTCGATCCGAACCCGCAATGCGGGATTCAACGCGTTCATCTGGGGCAAGAGCTACGACCAGTCGGTCGCCATCGCCAAGGCGGTGATCCGGCTCGTCTGGACCTACAACCTGGCGAGCGCCGACTTCGGAGACATCGAGTGGAACGTCAAGGCGGACGACGCCTGGACGGTCGACGGGCACGGTTGCCTGCTGCCCGTGACGTTCCGCCAGCCGATCACCTCCCAGGTCGTGGCGATCCCCACCACCGAGACGGCGCTCGAATCGAACCCGACGCCCGAGGACATCGTCACAACGGTCGCCGCAACACCGGGCGACCACGAAGCAACGCTTGACGTTCATCTCGCCAAGTACACGAAGCCAACACCGCCATAGGAGGCGACCCGTGGACAACAAAGAGACGAAGGCGGCGCCGCCTGCGGCGACCGCGACGGAGAAGTCTGTCCAGTCCGAGGAGCGCAAGACGCTCGAGGCCTGGGCGGCAGAGCAACCGATCGGCCCGTACAAGCCGGGCAAACCCCTCAAGGCCGGCGAGCGCGAGACGCGCGAGGCCGAGAACCACAGGTGCCATTTGGCCGGGCTGCGGATCATCGCGCTCCGCAGGTTCGGGGCATTCGAGGGCGCCGAGATGACGCTCAAGCAGTTCCGCGAGGTCTGCAAGGAACTCACCGGCCACCCCATCGGCTACCAGCAGCACGGCGTGATGCCGGCGAAGGCGGTGTGACATGACCCTCCCCTCACGATCCCTCACGGTCAAGAGCGGCGGCAACGGCGTCGCCCAGGGTGGCGACAACGTCCACGCTCTGATCGGAACCTGCACGCTGGGCACTGTCGGCGTGGGATACACTTTCACCGACCCGGGCCAGATTGCAGCGGTCCTGGGCTACGGCAACCTGGCTGACGCGGCCAGCTACGAGCTGGAGAACGGCGCCGGCTCGATCATCTGCTATCGCGCCCTGGACAGCGTTGCTGGCGTCATCACGACCGCGACCCCCTATGTCTCCACCGGAGACACCGGCACGTGCGTGGCGAGCGGTGCGCCCAACAACCGCTACATGGTGACGGTCGAGATCACGACCACGGGCACGCTCGGGACCGCGGCGTTCAAGTACGCGCTCGACGACGGGCCCGATGAGGACACCGTGAATTGGTCGCTTCCGGTCCAGGTGCCGGGAGGCGGGACCTACACGATCCCCAACACGGGCATCATCCTCACGTTCGCGGCCGGCGCCGGTCCGACGTTCTTCACCGCGGGCAACAAGTTCCACTTCAACACCACCGCTCCCGCGTTCCAGAGCGCCGACCTGACCACGGCCATGGACGCGCTCGCGCTCGGCGGCTCCTACTGGCGATACCTGCACATCGTGGGCGAGATCACGGCCGGGCTGGCCGCGACGATCGACACCAAGATGGAGTCCTTCGCCACGTCGCACAAGTACCGGCGTTGCTACTGCGAAGCCGCCGACATGGATCCGATCAGCGCCGTTACCAAGGGCGGCACCGCGCCTCCCGACGTCACGGTCTCGGGCATCCCGTACAGCAGCTGGAACGTCAAGATCAAGACGACCCTCATCGGCGCGCTCGGCGTCGCGAAGTTCCAGTATTCGCTGGACGGCGGCAACACCTACAACGGGACCGACATCCTGGTCACGGCCGTCACGGGCATCAACCCGATCGGCGTGCTCGGGCTCACGTTCACGTTCGGTGGTGCGATCGGCAACATCGACAACACCTGGACGTTCAACACCTGGGACAAGAACGACGCGGTCTGGATGGCGGCCCTCAT
This sequence is a window from bacterium. Protein-coding genes within it:
- a CDS encoding DUF2586 family protein, with the protein product MTLPSRSLTVKSGGNGVAQGGDNVHALIGTCTLGTVGVGYTFTDPGQIAAVLGYGNLADAASYELENGAGSIICYRALDSVAGVITTATPYVSTGDTGTCVASGAPNNRYMVTVEITTTGTLGTAAFKYALDDGPDEDTVNWSLPVQVPGGGTYTIPNTGIILTFAAGAGPTFFTAGNKFHFNTTAPAFQSADLTTAMDALALGGSYWRYLHIVGEITAGLAATIDTKMESFATSHKYRRCYCEAADMDPISAVTKGGTAPPDVTVSGIPYSSWNVKIKTTLIGALGVAKFQYSLDGGNTYNGTDILVTAVTGINPIGVLGLTFTFGGAIGNIDNTWTFNTWDKNDAVWMAALIAAYAAFASAKGRVIVGAGFMEVGLPSGASVRRPIMWGASALRSKIGIEVDLGQIEDAGPIAGCASLSHDEDKVPGLDTARFMTARTWEGIAGYYFTQGCTMAAGGSDFDLDQYGLVMDAGCEAVDATLALLCNKHIRVYNDPANPLNGCIDERDALGFDRKILTALEDATVNLGRASDCTVRVHRNDNVLSTRQILVDFEIVGLGYVKTWTGTIGYKNPKISG
- a CDS encoding major capsid protein — translated: YFASIGEAEDLAADGDALTPATLTESSETSTVAHSGKAFEITRWAQSGTGDPYAEGSRQILVALKRRLDKALIDAAKSATGWGSYTYDRSAIGDGKITYDSLTETLALFGDETGDLAALALHSKVYKDLLQIKDTTGRPLWVDTSGVGLPKLTALGIPIIVSDRLAAVATVYPGLLLKKGALAAWIDDAALEVLTDVDVLTNADIAAVHMYYVVHRYLRYDGLSKPGVAILKTK
- a CDS encoding phage virion morphogenesis protein codes for the protein MSGVEGIEGFDVLIKGFNRVAESGMKLVSQSLAEEQVDLIKEGFKNGTAPDGSAWAALSELSRNGDGGTPLNDTGKHLKNATHIAAVSPSCYRVVIGFQHASVHQRGAVIVAKGARALCWPCIHYRGKQGKQRREYTHAFARKVTIPARPMVPEGALPSRWLRSLQEAFDDTMDVLLGHGK